A region of the Oceanihabitans sp. IOP_32 genome:
CAAACGTTTTTAAAGCCTTCAAAATATGTGGCCTTATCACCATTTTACTTCGCGCTACATGATTCTAGAACTGTCTTTAATTTAAGTGTTTAAACACTTTCATTAATGCTATTTGTAGCTTCAACACACCACACACCTTCCTTTTTACTCGTCGTGATGTAAAACACAGCAAAGGTTCACGCCTTTTGATTTTAAGGCTCATGTGATTGTGAAACCAATTACTTCACCCCTGTACTTCCAAACCCTCCGGCACCTCTAGCAGTATCCGAAAGTTTTTCGACTTGTTTCCACTGGGCACGCTCGTGTTTTGCGATAACTAATTGAGCGATGCGCTCGCCATTATTAATTACAAAATCTTTGTTAGATAAATTTACCAAAATAACACCTATTTCACCTCTATAATCGGCATCAATAGTTCCTGGGGCATTTAATAAAGTAATACCGTGCTTGGCGGCTAAACCACTTCTTGGTCGTACCTGGGCTTCGTACCCTATAGGTAATTCTATAAATAAACCAGTGCCTACGATACTCCTTTCTAAAGGTTTTAAAGTTCTCGATTCTGATATGTTTGCTCGTAAATCCATACCTGCAGAGGCCATGGTTTCATAATGCGGTAACTCATGATTCGATTTGTTTATTATTCTTATTTGCATGTTAGCGGTTTAAAAGGTTTTTAATTTGATTTTTTTCTGAAAGATATACAATGATCAAAAATACGATTAAGAACGTTATTCCGATGAAATAATTCTCTCGAAATTGATAAAAGGACACGATTGATAAACCCACAGAAAGCGATAAATACAATCCGATTTTTTTTAGATTATACGGAATGGGGTAATATTTTCTTCCAAAACCATAAGACAAAATCATCATGGTCGCATAGGCTGTTAAAGTTGCAATAGCAGAGCCTTTATAACTTATTATTGGTATGAGCCAAAAGTTTAAAACCAATGTCACCATAGCACCAGCAACCGAAATATAGGCGCCGTATTTTGTTCTATCGGTAATTTTATACCAGACCGAAAGGTTGTGATAAATCCCTAAACAAAAATTTGCAAGTAGTAAAACGGGAACCACCCACATGGCTTCCCAATAGGCTTCGTTAGGAATAAATATCATTTTTAAAACATCGGCAAAAACCACAACACCTAAAAAAATTAAGGCTCCTAAAATAACAAAGAACTCCATTATTGTAGCATAGTTTTTTTGCGGATTCTTACTCTTGGCATGACTAAAAAAATAAGGCTCAATGCCCAGTCTATATGCCGTTGCAAACAGCGTCATGAACAAAGCTAATTTATAACAGGCAGAGTACATGCCTATTTGTGTTTTTGCAATATTTTCTGGTAGTAGTTCATCCAATAAAAACCTATCGAAGGCCTCATTAATTGAAAAAGCAATACCAGCAACAAGCACTGGAAATGCGTAACGCAGCATTTTTTTGTATAATTCCAGATTAAAGACATACTTAATT
Encoded here:
- the dut gene encoding dUTP diphosphatase; its protein translation is MQIRIINKSNHELPHYETMASAGMDLRANISESRTLKPLERSIVGTGLFIELPIGYEAQVRPRSGLAAKHGITLLNAPGTIDADYRGEIGVILVNLSNKDFVINNGERIAQLVIAKHERAQWKQVEKLSDTARGAGGFGSTGVK
- a CDS encoding polysaccharide biosynthesis C-terminal domain-containing protein; the protein is MSGLKSLFKQTFIYGLATVLPRMLSFLLVWIHTKEGVLDSVADYGEVSIIYSVFIVLNVVLAYGMETAFFRFFHKEEDKDKVVGTSSISLISSSLLFLIFALIFKNEIAHLANLKAEYINLVIWVLFLDALVIIPFAWLRANEKPVRYAVLKILNVAVNVGLNLFFLFALQNLAESHSFFNAIYRPNFEINYIFIANLMASAITFILLIPYYTRIKYVFNLELYKKMLRYAFPVLVAGIAFSINEAFDRFLLDELLPENIAKTQIGMYSACYKLALFMTLFATAYRLGIEPYFFSHAKSKNPQKNYATIMEFFVILGALIFLGVVVFADVLKMIFIPNEAYWEAMWVVPVLLLANFCLGIYHNLSVWYKITDRTKYGAYISVAGAMVTLVLNFWLIPIISYKGSAIATLTAYATMMILSYGFGRKYYPIPYNLKKIGLYLSLSVGLSIVSFYQFRENYFIGITFLIVFLIIVYLSEKNQIKNLLNR